The following proteins are encoded in a genomic region of Aerosakkonema funiforme FACHB-1375:
- a CDS encoding zeta toxin family protein: MPNLIVIAGPNGAGKSTVAPILLQETLGVNEFVNADAIAQGLSAFAPEAVAFQAGRIMLERLQQLANQRANFAFETTLASRTFAPWIANLRQAGYVFYLLFLWLPSPEVAIARVQQRVREGGHNVPEETIRRRYNSGIQNFFQLYQPLADSWRFYDNSNPAETCLIASGRGIIEEVIYENSTWGNIKKVFS, translated from the coding sequence ATGCCAAACTTAATTGTTATAGCAGGGCCAAATGGTGCGGGGAAATCGACAGTTGCCCCTATCTTATTACAAGAAACGCTTGGAGTAAATGAATTTGTCAACGCGGATGCGATCGCGCAAGGATTATCGGCATTTGCTCCAGAAGCAGTGGCATTTCAAGCTGGAAGAATTATGCTAGAACGATTACAACAACTAGCCAATCAAAGAGCAAATTTTGCCTTTGAAACTACTCTAGCTAGTCGAACTTTTGCTCCTTGGATTGCTAACTTACGCCAAGCAGGTTATGTATTTTACCTCCTTTTCCTTTGGTTACCTAGCCCAGAGGTTGCGATCGCTCGCGTCCAACAAAGAGTTCGCGAAGGCGGTCATAATGTCCCGGAAGAAACTATACGAAGGCGGTATAATTCAGGTATCCAAAATTTCTTTCAATTATACCAACCTTTAGCAGATAGCTGGCGGTTTTATGATAATTCTAATCCAGCCGAAACTTGCCTAATCGCTTCTGGCAGAGGAATAATTGAAGAGGTAATTTATGAAAATAGTACATGGGGAAATATTAAAAAGGTATTTAGCTAA